CCGCCACCTCCTGGCTGACCACGGCACCGGTCGGGTTGGCGTAGGTGGGCACCACCCACATGCCCTTGATGCTCGCGTCGTCGGCGACCAGCGCCGCGACGGCCTCGGCGTCCGGCCCGTCGTCACCCATCGGCACCGTCACCATCTCGATGCCGAGGCTCTCCAGCAGCGTGAAGTGCCGGTCGTAGCCGGGGACGGGGCAGACGAAGCGCACCTTCTCCTCACGGCCCCACGGGCGCTCGGAGTCCACGCCGCCGAAGAGCATCAGGTAGAACAGGCAGTCGCGCATCATCGTCAGGCTCGAGCTGCCGCCGGCGACGAGCTGCTCGGGCTCGACCCAGAGCAGCTCGGCGAACATCTCGCGGAGGTCGGCCAGGCCCTCCAGCCCGCCGTAGTTGCGGACGTCGACCCCCCGGGAGTCCAGGTGGGTCGTGGGCAGGCGCAGCAGGTCCTCGGCGAGGTCGAGCTGCTGGGCCGAGGGCTTCCCGCGCGTGAGGTCGAGCTTGAGGCCCTTGCCCTTCAGCTCCTCGTAGGCTGCGCGCTGCTCCTCGAGGAGCGCGGCGAGGTCGTCGGCGGACAGGTCGGCCAGCGGGGTCGCGTTCACGACCCCAAGGCTACCGAGGTCCGCGACCGGGTCAGGCGGGCGTCTTGAAGCTGCGCCGGTACTCCTGCGGGCTGACGCCGCGCGAGCGCCCGAAGTGGTGGCGCAGCGTCGCGGCGTTGCCGAAGCCCACCTCGCCGGCCACCCAGTCGATGGAGTGGTCGGTCTGCTCCAGCAGCTCCTGGGCCGCGCGCACCCGCTCGCCGAGGATCCAGGAGTACGGCGTGGTGCCGGTCTCCTCCTTGAACCGGCGCGCGAAGGTGCGCGCCGACATGTGCACCTGGCGCGCCAGCGTCTCGACGTCGAGCTCGTCGGCGAGGTGGGCGCTGATCCACGCCAGCAGCGGGGCGAGCGCCTCGGACTCGCACACCGGCACCGGGCGCTCGATGAACTGCGCCTGTCCGCCGTCGCGGTGGGGCGGGACGACCATCCGCCGCGCCGTCGTGGCCGCGACGCGGGCACCGAAGTGCTGGCGCATCACGTGGAGCGCGGCGTCGAGCGCGGCGGCCGAGCCCGCACCGGTGACCACGGTGCCGTCCTGGACGTAGAGCACGTCGGGGTCGACGATCGCGCCGGGGAACGTGGCGGCGAGCTCGGCGGCGTAGCGCCAGTGGGTGGTGCAGCGACGGCCCTCGAGCAGGCCGGCCTCGCCGAGCATGAAGGTGGCCGAGCAGTGCGCGAAGAGCATCGCGCCGCGTGCGTGGGTGGCCCGCAGGAGCTCGGAGACCTCGGGCGAGGTCCCCCGGTGGTCGCTCTTGGGGGCCAGGCAGACCAGGTCGGCGTCGGCGGCCTCGTCGAGGCCGTGCTCGACCACGAGGTCGAAGCCCGCGCGGGTGCGCAGCCGGCCCGGTCGCGGCGTGACCACCCGGAAGTCGAAGACCGGGTTGTCGTCCTCGGGGTGGTAGGGCTCGGCCCACACCTCGCACAGCGCCCCGAGACCGAACGGCTCGGGCTGCTCCTGGACGACGACGGCGACCTTCTTCACCCGACCAGCGTCGCCGACACGTGGCAGGAAGTCAACGGATCCTGTCGTTCCTGCCACTCGTGGCAGGACTCGTGCGAGCGGAGAATTACTGCCATGAACACGATCCTCGCCCTCCTGGTCCTCGCCGCCCTCGTCCCGCTCCTCGTCGGGTACGCCCGCCACGACCGCTTCGGCGGCCCCTCCGTCTCCGCCCACCCGCGCGACGAGCTCGGGCCGGTCGAGGAGCGCCGCCACCTCGTCCCCCGCGCCTGACCGCTCGACGCTGCCCCTGGCGCGGCACAATGCCGCCATGGCAGCGACGAGCACCGCGGACGCCCTCGGACCCGGGTCGCGCGTCGCGCTGCTCGTGCCCGGCTCGACGGCCTACGTCGACCTCGTTCTCGCGCTGCTCGCCGACGGGATCTTCCCGGTCCCGCTGGACCCCGCCCTCACCGGGGCCGAGCGACGTCGCATCCTCGCACCGATCGCCCCCGACCTCGTCGTCGACCGGGCCGAGCAGGTCGAGGACCTGCTGGCCGGCCGCACCGACCGGACCAGGGCCGTGCCGCGCGGGCGGCCGATCCACTGCACGAGCGGCACCACCGGGACCCCCAAGGGGGTCTTCTCCGGGCTCCTCCCCGACGACCAGGCGGCAGCCCTGGTCGCCGAGGAGAGGGAGCTCTGGGGCTTCTGCGCCGACGACGTCAACCTGGTGCTGAGCCCGCTGCACCACTCCGCGCCGCTGCGCTTCGCGACCGGGACGCTGCTCGCCGGCGGTCGCCTCGTCGTCCCCGGGAAGTTCGACCCCGCCCGGGTCACCGCCGCGATCCGCGACGAGCGGCCGACCACGATGTTCTGCGTCCCGACCCACCTCCAACGGCTCCTCGCCCACTGGGACGACGTCGGCGTCCCCGACCTGACCTCGTTCCGCCTCGTCGCGCACGCCGGGGCGCCGTGCCCACCGGCGATCAAGGAGCGGCTCGTCGAGCTGTTCCCGTCGGGCTCCACCTGGGAGTTCTACGGCTCGACCGAGGGCCAGTTCACCGCGTGCCGCTCCGAGGACTGGCAGCGCCGCCCGGGCACCGTCGGACGCGCACGACCCGGCCGGACGCTCTCCGTCGACGCCGACGGCCACATCTGGTGCGCCGTGCCCGACCACGCCCGCTTCACCTACCTCGGTGCGCCCGAGCAGACCGCGGCCGCCTGGCGCGACACCCCGGACGGGCCGGCCTTCACGGTCGGCGACGTCGGACGCATCGACGACGACGGCTACCTCTTCCTCGACGGCCGTCGCACCGACCTGATCATCTCCGGCGGCGTCAACGTCTACCCGCTCGAGGTGGAGAACGCGCTGCGGGAGGTGCCGGGGGTCCGGGACGTCGCCGTGCTCGGGGCGCCGGACCCCGACTGGGGCCAGCGGGTGGTGGCGGCCGTGGTCGGGGACGTGGAGCCCGAGACGCTGCGCGCCCACGCACGCGAGGTGCTGGCGCCGGCGAAGCGACCCAAGGACTACCTGCCGGTCGCGGAGCTGCCGCTCACCCCGACCGGGAAGGTGCGGCGCGACCGCCTGGCGGACCTGCTCCTGGGCGGCGCCGTCGACCCCGCGCCGTGACGTTCGCGTCGGCTTCGGGCCCGCGCGGGCCGGTACCCGCATAGGGTCGGTGGATGTCCCGTCTCGTGGTCCTCGCCCTCATCTCCGCCTCGCTCGCCCTCCTCGCGGTCGACCCCGGGCGGTCCGCGGCGGCGCCTGCCCCCGTCCACGACGTCGTGGTCGGCGTCGTCTCCGACCCGGCGGCCGAGACCTGGCCCGCGTACGCCGCGACCGTCGAGCGCTATGCCCTCCGCACGGGGTCGGCGACCCCGGAGGTGCGGGTGACGGCGACGTCGAGCGACCCCGACGCGAGGATCGTCGTCAACGGCCGCCCGGCCACGAGCGGCGACCCGCTGGTGCTCGCGGGACTCGCGAGCGGCGACGAGGTCAACGTCCAGATCGCCGACTCCGCCGGCACGTCCAACCAGTCGTGGATCGTGCTCCCGCCGGGCTTCCCCCGGCTCACCGCCTCCGGGCCCCACTCGGACCTGGCTGCGGGCGAGGTGGCGCTCACCCTCGGCTCGTTCCTCGGCGGCAACTACACCGCCGTCGTCGACGAGTGGGGGGTGCCGGTCCGAGCGGTGGCGGAGCAGATCAGCGACCTCAAGCAGTCAGCCGCCGACCCGACCCGCTACTCCGCGGCGCTCCCTGCCCCAGGCGGCGGCTGGCGCATCGCCGAGCTCGACGAGCAGTTCCACGAGCTCCGGTCGCACCAGCTCACGACCGCCCCGGCCGACACCACCGACTTCCACGACTCGGTGCTGCTGCCCGACGGCGGGGCCCTGCTGATGGGCTACTGGCCCGTCACCCGCGACGGCACCGTCCTCACCGACGCCGTCATCGAGCTCCAGGACGCCGCTGGCGAGGCCACGTGGAGCTGGAACAGCAAGGACCACGTGGACCCCGCGGAGGGCCTGGTCGACCGCTCGGCGGCGGACTACGCCCACATCAACTCCCTCCAGCTGCTGCCCGGCGGCGACGTGCTGGCGTCCTTCCGCAACCTGAGCCAGGTCATGCTGATCGCCGGCAGCGACGGTCCGGGCCGCGACGCCGGCGACGTCCTCTGGCGCTTCGGAGGGAACCGCAACGACTTCACCTTCGTCGACGACCCCTACGGCGGTCCGTGCGCGCAGCACGCCGCGACCCTGCTGCCCGACGGGCACCTCATGGTCTTCGACAACGGCGCACGCCGCGACGAGTCGGGCCGATCGCGCCGCAGACCGCCGACATGTGCCCCGCGCCCGGCGATCCCTCCGGTCCGCGGGTGGCGCGCCCGCAGAGCCGGGTGAGCGAGTACGAGCTCGACACCACCACCGCACCACCGACCGCACGTCTGGTCTGGAGCCACGTGCCCGAGGGGCGCTACGCGCCGTTCGCCGGCAACGCCCAGCCGCTCCCGGACGGCAACGTGATGGTGGGCTGGTCGCAGTCGCAGGTGCCGCAGGGCCAGGTGGCACCCGTCGCCACCGAGGTCACCCGCTCCGGTGAGGAGATCTGGTCGGTGTCGGCCGGCTCGTTCTTCTCCTACCGCGCCTTCAAGCTCGACGCGCCGGACGCGATCGAGCCGCGCATCGCCGTCACCTCGCCCGTCGACGGCCAGGAGGTCGCCCAGGGCGCCGAGCTCCCGGTCGAGGTCTCGTGCGTGGACACCGGCGGCTCCAACCTGGCAGCCTGCGGGACCGACGCACCCCCGAGCACCGACGAGCCCGGGGAGCACGACCTCGTCGCCCGAGCGACCGACCGGGCGGGCAACACGGAGACCACCACGATCACCTACGTCGTCACGCCGGCGGCACCGGGCACCCCCTCCCCCACCCCGACGGCAACACACACCCCGACGCCCACCCCGCAGCCCACGCCGACACCGGCGCGGACCGCCCGGGCGGACCTCCTCGCCCGCGGACCGTCGGGCCCGTGGGCCGGGCGCGACACCTACGGCGGACGCAGGCAGACCGTCACGGTGCGCTCGCGTGCGGGTTCGCGAGCCGTGGTCCGGTTCCGGGTGCGCAACGCCGGCGATGCCCGTGGGCGGGTGCTCGTGTCGGCGCGGGCCGGCGGCCGGCTCCCCGGGCGCTGGTGGGTCGGGGGCAACGACGTCACGTCGCGCGTGCGCAACGGCACCTTCCGGACCGCGCGGCTCGCGCCCGGCTCGACGGCGCGCCTGCGCCTCGTGCTGCGGTGGCCGCCGTCGGCGCAGGTGCGGCCGGGGGCACTGCGCCTGGTCGCGACCGTGGGCGACTCCCGCGACGTCGTCCGGGTCCGGGTCCGGGCGGGCGACTGAGCGGCGTCAGGCCTCCCAGACGCCGCGCAGGCGCTCGACGTGGTCTGCGGCCTGCCGCAGGCCGGCCTCGGCGGCGACCGTGCGGCGCGACGGGTCGAGCAGGTTCTTCCCGAACGCCGTGAGCGCGTCGGCGTCGGGGGTCACGACCGACCAGGCCCGCGGCCCGATGCCCTCCAGCTGGGCGCGGATCGAGGTCCGCCTGCTGAACGACCGCGGCAGGGGTGCCAGCACGACGACGCGTGCGGCGCCGGCCGCGACGTCGACGTTGGCGGTCGACCGCATCCCGCCGTCGACGTACGTCCGGCCGCCCACCTCCACCGGCGGCCAGACCGTGGGCACGGCGCAGCTGGCTGCGACCGCCGAGACGAGGTCGACCCCCGACCCCCGGGTGAAGACGGTGAACTCGCCGCTGACGGCGTCGACCGCGGTGATCCGGAGGTCGCGGTCCGGCCAGGCGTGCGCGGGGAGCCGCGCACGGATCACCGCCTCACGGTCGACGCTGCCGGGTGCGTGCGCGGCACGCGCCACCCGGCCGACGCGGGCCAGCTTCTGCCGGTCGGTGCCGGGCAGGACGTAGGGCGGCACGAGCTTCAGCGCCGCGACCCGTGACATCCGCCCGCCGAGCTCGGCGTCCGGGGGCTCGAGCTGCGCGGCGTAGAGGTCCTCCAGGGACCAGTCGCTCCCGAGCTGGGCGCCCACGACCGAGCCGGCCGACGTGCCGACCACGACGTCGGTGTCGGTGAGGTCGACGCCCGCGCGGGCGAGCCCCGTGAGGATCCCGAGCTCCCACGCGATGCCGGTGATGCCCCCGCCACCGAGGACGAGGGCCGAGGTGCCTGTGCCTGTCATGGGGCAGTTCTAGCGGACACGCCCTGACAGCGCCGGTCCGCGCACGACGACGGCCCGCCGGGAGTCCCGGCGGGCCGTCGTGTCGTGCGGTCGATCAGCGGATCAGGCGATCAGGCCTGGCCGCCGGTCAGCTTCTCGCGGAGCGCCTGCAGCGCCTCGTCGGAGGCGAGCGAGCCGCCGGTGTCGCCACCGGTCTCGGCCGCGACGTCGCCGCCCGAGGAGTACGAGGTGGCCTCGCCGGCCTCGACCTCGGCCTGCTTGGCCTCCTCCTGCTGCTTGACGTGCGCCTCCCAGCGGGCGTGCGCCTTGGCGTACTGGTCCTCCCAGACCGCACGCTGCTCCTCGAAGCCCTCGAGCCACTCGCCCGTCTCGGGGTCGAAGCCCTCGGGGTAGACGTAGTTGCCCTGCTCGTCGTAGGTCGCGGTCATGCCGTAGAGGGTCGGGTCGAACTCCTCCACGTCGGCGGCCGCGGCGGTCTCGTTGGCCTGCTTGAGCGACAGCGAGATCCGGCGACGCTCGAGGTCGATGTCGATGATCTTGACCATGACGTCGTCGTTGACCTGCACGACCTGCTCGGGGATCTCCACGTGGCGCTCGGCCAGCTCGGAGATGTGCACCAGGCCCTCGATGCCCTCCTCGACGCGGACGAACGAACCGAAGGGCACCAGCTTGGTGACCTTGCCCGGGACGATCTGGCCGATCTGGTGGGTGCGGGCGAAGTGCTGCCACGGGTCCTCCTGGGTCGCCTTCAGCGACAGGGAGACGCGCTCGCGGTCCATGTCCACGTCGAGGACCTCGACGGTGACCTCGTCGCCCACGGCGACGACCTCGGACGGGTGGTCGATGTGCTTCCAGGACAGCTCGGAGACGTGGACGAGGCCGTCGACGCCGCCGAGGTCCACGAACGCACCGAAGTTGACGATCGAGGACACGACACCCTTGCGGATCTGGCCCTTCTGGAGCTGGGTCAGGAAGCCGTGGCGGACCTCGGACTGGGTCTGCTCCAGCCAGGCGCGGCGCGACAGGACCACGTTGTTGCGGTTCTTGTCGAGCTCGATGATCTTGGCCTCGAGGGTCTGGCCGACGTAGGGCTGCAGGTCGCGGACGCGACGCATCTCCACGAGGGAGGCCGGCAGGAAGCCGCGCAGGCCGATGTCGAGGATGAGGCCGCCCTTGACGACCTCGATGACGGTGCCCTCGACGACGCCGTCCTCCTCCTTGACCTGCTCGATCGTGCCCCAGGCGCGCTCGTACTGGGCGCGCTTCTTGGACAGGATCAGGCGACCCTCCTTGTCCTCCTTCTGGAGGACCAGGGCCTCGACCTTGTCGCCCACGGAAACGACCTCGTTGGGGTCGACGTCGTGCTTGATCGACAGCTCGCGCGAGGGGATGACGCCCTCGGTCTTGTAGCCGATGTCGAGGAGGACCTCGTCGCGGTCCACCTTGACGATGGTGCCGTCGACGATGTCGCCGTCGTTGAAGTACTTGATGGTCGCGTCGATCGCCGCGAGGAAGTCCTCTTCGGACCCGATGTCGTTGACGGCCACCTGGGGCGCGTCGTAGTCCGGAAGAGTGGAGAGGGTGCTCGTCATGTGGAAGGAGGTTCCTTGGATGGATGGAGTCGTGCGGACGCACGCAGCCGTCTGTTTCACTGGTCCTCCCGACGCGTGAGGCGTCGTGGGGGACTCGGCGAGCCCGGGTCCGCTCGGTACGGGAACCGGGCAGACGACTGGCGCAACTCGCAAGCCTACGCGTGCGCGCGGGCCCCCGTCCAACCGGCGTGGCCCGTCCGAGCGCCCCCGGGTGCCACGCTCAGTGGTCGAACGGCCACGCGTGCAGGTCGCCCGTCTCGGCGACGGCCCGGAGCAGGACCTCCGCGCGGTCGGCGACCGGGTTCTCCCCCGCTCGCGCCGCGAGGTCCACCAGTGCCCAGAGGTCCGCCGCACGAGCCCCCTCGAGCAGGTCGTCCGCGCTCCCGCCGCGCAGGTCCGTCCACGCCGCGAGCACCCCCTCGACGTAGTCCGGCCGCCGGTCGAACCGGACCAGGTTGCCCACGTCGGTCCACGGGTGGCCGGCATGTGCGAACTCCCAGTCCACGACGCCGTTGACGTCGGGCCCCGCCGGTTCGACCAGCACGTTCTTCGGGTTCAGGTCGCCGTGGACCAGACAGGCCCGACCGACCGTGTCCAGCAGGTCCTGGGCCCGTACGGCGACGTCCTCGAGCTGCTCGCGGTCGCGCTCGGACCACGCACCGAGCCGTGTCCGCACCCACTCGACGAGACCGTCTCCGGGCAGCGCGCCGAGCGCGAGGTCGGCGTCGACGAAGACGCCCGGACGCAGCGAGGGCATCCCCGCGAGCGTGCCCGCGACGGTGCCCAGCGCCCGGCCCAGGCGCCCGGCCGCGCGGTCGCCGAGGCCCGGGAGGACCAGGTCGCCGCGCTCCCCCGGCAGCAGGCTGGTGACGAGCAGGCCGGGCACGCCCGTGCCCGGCAGCACCCGTCGGACCTCGAGCACCTCCGCTACGGGGACCAGGCCCCGCACCAGGCGCAGGACTGCCTCGTCGACCTCGGGCGGACGGTGGCCGCGGTCGTCCGCGGGCGGGTAGATCCGGACGACCGCCCGCTCCCCCGCCACCTGGGCGGCGAACGTGCGACCCGAGTGACCGCCGGGCAGCGGGGCCAGCACGCCGTCGAGGTCGCTCACGCGGGGATGGTGCCACGGACCTGCCAGATCGACGGATCGAGGACCACACCCATCCGGGCCGTTACCTTGCTGCGAATCTCTCGTTGACTGTCAAGACATCCTTGTCACCGGGCTGTTGCCGACACGTGGAGCAGCCCGTGGCACCAACCAGGGGGTAACTGCAGATGCACGCACGCACACCACGGCGGTCAGCCGCGGCGGGGGTCGTCCTCGCGCTGCTCGCACCGACCGCTCTCGTCACGCTCGGCCAGTCCGCGGCGTCGGCCGCGCCGTTGCCGGCCACCTACGGCGCCACCGCGCACGGCGACATCGTCGACCTCGACGCCCGGGTCCTCGGGACCGGGTCGCTCGCCGGGGCGGTGATCGGTCACAGCCGCAGCACCGTCGCCAGCACCGCCTCCGGCGGCACGAGCGACGCCACCTCGGCCAACCTCGACGCCCAGCTGCTGTTCGGCGGCGTCCCGATCACGCCGGACCGCGAGAGCGCGACCGCGCCGCCGTCCAGCGACCCGCCGGAGCGCAGCCTCGTCGACCTGCCGCTCGACCTCGTCGCCGGCGTCGGCGCGGTCACCGGCGACGTCCAGGCCGCGTGGGCCGGCACGGACGCGTGCGTCCCCGCGACCGGCGGCGAGCGGGTGCTGTCGGACGCACGGACCAGCCTGGCCGGCGTCACCCTCGTCGACCTGCCCGCTCCCGTCGGCACGCTCGCCGAGGTGCAGGCGTCGCAGACCCGGAGCCGGACGGCGCTCGTCGACCGCGGGGCCACGTCCGACGTGGTCGCGCGCACCACGACCACGGTCGGCGCCATCGACCTGCTCGGTGGCCAGGTGACCGTCGACGTGACCAACCCGGTCGTGCTCCAGGCCCGCTCCGACGGCACGACCGGCAGCGCCGGCTTCGTCAGCCCGCCGACGATCACCGCCACCGTCGGGGGCACCCCGATCGCCATCCCGCTCAACGGCCAGCCCCAGCGCATCGACCTCCCGGCCGCCCTCGAGCCGCTCGCGGACCTGTCGATCACTGCCTTCACCCCGACCAACGCCTCGTCCGGCGCCACCGGACGCGGCACGCTCGACGCGCTGCTGCGCATCGACCTCGACGTGCTCGGCCTGCTGCCCGGCGCCCCCGCGGCCGCCGACGTGACGCTCGCCGTCGCCCCGATGAGCGTCGAGGCGACCGCGCCAGGTGGAGGCGTCGAGTGCGGCGCCGACGACACGACCGCCCCTGCGGCACCCGTGATCACCGCGCCGGCCGACGGCACCGTGACCAACGACGCGACGCCCGGGTTCTCCGGCACCGCCGAGCCCGGCTCGACGGTCGTGGTCCGCGGGCCGGGCGGCGAGGAGGTCTGCACCGACCAGGCCGACGCCGACGGTGCGTGGAGCTGCACCCCCACCACCGCGCTGCCCGACGGGCGTGACACCTACACCGCGACGGCCACCGACGCGGCCGGCAACACGTCGGGTGCCGACTCCACCACGATCACCGTCGACACGACTGCCCCGCCGGTCACCGTCTTCATGCCGGCCGACGGCTCGGCGACCACCGACCCGACCCCGACCGTCACCGGCGTGACCGAGCCGGGAGCCGCCGTCACGGTGCGGGAGGGGGGCACCACCGTGTGCACCACCACCGCGGACGGCGACGGGGCGTGGTCCTGCACCGGCGGGGTCCCGCTGGTCCTCGGGGAGCACACCTTCACCGCGACCGCCGTGGACGCGGCCGGCAACTCGGCGGACGCCTCGACGACCTTCACCGTCGTGTTCATCGGCGGCGGCGACACCACTGCTCCGGCGGCACCGGTCATCACCGCACCGGCGGACGGCGCGTCCCTCCAGGACACCACGCCGCGCATCACCGGCACCGGTGAGTCGGGGGCCACGGTCACCGTCAGCGAGGGCGGGACCGTCCTGTGCACGGCGGTCGTCGGCGGCGACGGCACCTGGGCCTGCACGCCCGCCCGCGAGCTCGCGCTCGGGCAGCACACCGTGACCGCGACGCAGACCGATGCGTCGGGCAACACCAGCGAGGCGGACACGACGACCTTCACGGTGGTCGCGGCGCCCGGTCCGCAACCCGGCAACGGCAACGGAAACGGCAGCGGCGACACCGACGGTGACGGCCTCGACGACCAGCAGGAGGGCACGCTCGGCACCGACCCCGGCAACCCGGACACCGACGGCGACGGGCTCACGGACGGCGCAGAGGTCACCACCCACGGCACCGACCCGCTCCGCAAGGACACCGACCGCGACGGCCTCACCGACGGTCGCGAGGTCAACGG
This genomic interval from Nocardioides palaemonis contains the following:
- a CDS encoding GlxA family transcriptional regulator yields the protein MKKVAVVVQEQPEPFGLGALCEVWAEPYHPEDDNPVFDFRVVTPRPGRLRTRAGFDLVVEHGLDEAADADLVCLAPKSDHRGTSPEVSELLRATHARGAMLFAHCSATFMLGEAGLLEGRRCTTHWRYAAELAATFPGAIVDPDVLYVQDGTVVTGAGSAAALDAALHVMRQHFGARVAATTARRMVVPPHRDGGQAQFIERPVPVCESEALAPLLAWISAHLADELDVETLARQVHMSARTFARRFKEETGTTPYSWILGERVRAAQELLEQTDHSIDWVAGEVGFGNAATLRHHFGRSRGVSPQEYRRSFKTPA
- a CDS encoding class I adenylate-forming enzyme family protein, which gives rise to MAATSTADALGPGSRVALLVPGSTAYVDLVLALLADGIFPVPLDPALTGAERRRILAPIAPDLVVDRAEQVEDLLAGRTDRTRAVPRGRPIHCTSGTTGTPKGVFSGLLPDDQAAALVAEERELWGFCADDVNLVLSPLHHSAPLRFATGTLLAGGRLVVPGKFDPARVTAAIRDERPTTMFCVPTHLQRLLAHWDDVGVPDLTSFRLVAHAGAPCPPAIKERLVELFPSGSTWEFYGSTEGQFTACRSEDWQRRPGTVGRARPGRTLSVDADGHIWCAVPDHARFTYLGAPEQTAAAWRDTPDGPAFTVGDVGRIDDDGYLFLDGRRTDLIISGGVNVYPLEVENALREVPGVRDVAVLGAPDPDWGQRVVAAVVGDVEPETLRAHAREVLAPAKRPKDYLPVAELPLTPTGKVRRDRLADLLLGGAVDPAP
- a CDS encoding aryl-sulfate sulfotransferase — protein: MSRLVVLALISASLALLAVDPGRSAAAPAPVHDVVVGVVSDPAAETWPAYAATVERYALRTGSATPEVRVTATSSDPDARIVVNGRPATSGDPLVLAGLASGDEVNVQIADSAGTSNQSWIVLPPGFPRLTASGPHSDLAAGEVALTLGSFLGGNYTAVVDEWGVPVRAVAEQISDLKQSAADPTRYSAALPAPGGGWRIAELDEQFHELRSHQLTTAPADTTDFHDSVLLPDGGALLMGYWPVTRDGTVLTDAVIELQDAAGEATWSWNSKDHVDPAEGLVDRSAADYAHINSLQLLPGGDVLASFRNLSQVMLIAGSDGPGRDAGDVLWRFGGNRNDFTFVDDPYGGPCAQHAATLLPDGHLMVFDNGARRDESGRSRRRPPTCAPRPAIPPVRGWRARRAG
- a CDS encoding patatin-like phospholipase family protein, which translates into the protein MTGTGTSALVLGGGGITGIAWELGILTGLARAGVDLTDTDVVVGTSAGSVVGAQLGSDWSLEDLYAAQLEPPDAELGGRMSRVAALKLVPPYVLPGTDRQKLARVGRVARAAHAPGSVDREAVIRARLPAHAWPDRDLRITAVDAVSGEFTVFTRGSGVDLVSAVAASCAVPTVWPPVEVGGRTYVDGGMRSTANVDVAAGAARVVVLAPLPRSFSRRTSIRAQLEGIGPRAWSVVTPDADALTAFGKNLLDPSRRTVAAEAGLRQAADHVERLRGVWEA
- the rpsA gene encoding 30S ribosomal protein S1, with protein sequence MTSTLSTLPDYDAPQVAVNDIGSEEDFLAAIDATIKYFNDGDIVDGTIVKVDRDEVLLDIGYKTEGVIPSRELSIKHDVDPNEVVSVGDKVEALVLQKEDKEGRLILSKKRAQYERAWGTIEQVKEEDGVVEGTVIEVVKGGLILDIGLRGFLPASLVEMRRVRDLQPYVGQTLEAKIIELDKNRNNVVLSRRAWLEQTQSEVRHGFLTQLQKGQIRKGVVSSIVNFGAFVDLGGVDGLVHVSELSWKHIDHPSEVVAVGDEVTVEVLDVDMDRERVSLSLKATQEDPWQHFARTHQIGQIVPGKVTKLVPFGSFVRVEEGIEGLVHISELAERHVEIPEQVVQVNDDVMVKIIDIDLERRRISLSLKQANETAAAADVEEFDPTLYGMTATYDEQGNYVYPEGFDPETGEWLEGFEEQRAVWEDQYAKAHARWEAHVKQQEEAKQAEVEAGEATSYSSGGDVAAETGGDTGGSLASDEALQALREKLTGGQA
- a CDS encoding phosphotransferase codes for the protein MSDLDGVLAPLPGGHSGRTFAAQVAGERAVVRIYPPADDRGHRPPEVDEAVLRLVRGLVPVAEVLEVRRVLPGTGVPGLLVTSLLPGERGDLVLPGLGDRAAGRLGRALGTVAGTLAGMPSLRPGVFVDADLALGALPGDGLVEWVRTRLGAWSERDREQLEDVAVRAQDLLDTVGRACLVHGDLNPKNVLVEPAGPDVNGVVDWEFAHAGHPWTDVGNLVRFDRRPDYVEGVLAAWTDLRGGSADDLLEGARAADLWALVDLAARAGENPVADRAEVLLRAVAETGDLHAWPFDH
- a CDS encoding Ig-like domain-containing protein, whose amino-acid sequence is MHARTPRRSAAAGVVLALLAPTALVTLGQSAASAAPLPATYGATAHGDIVDLDARVLGTGSLAGAVIGHSRSTVASTASGGTSDATSANLDAQLLFGGVPITPDRESATAPPSSDPPERSLVDLPLDLVAGVGAVTGDVQAAWAGTDACVPATGGERVLSDARTSLAGVTLVDLPAPVGTLAEVQASQTRSRTALVDRGATSDVVARTTTTVGAIDLLGGQVTVDVTNPVVLQARSDGTTGSAGFVSPPTITATVGGTPIAIPLNGQPQRIDLPAALEPLADLSITAFTPTNASSGATGRGTLDALLRIDLDVLGLLPGAPAAADVTLAVAPMSVEATAPGGGVECGADDTTAPAAPVITAPADGTVTNDATPGFSGTAEPGSTVVVRGPGGEEVCTDQADADGAWSCTPTTALPDGRDTYTATATDAAGNTSGADSTTITVDTTAPPVTVFMPADGSATTDPTPTVTGVTEPGAAVTVREGGTTVCTTTADGDGAWSCTGGVPLVLGEHTFTATAVDAAGNSADASTTFTVVFIGGGDTTAPAAPVITAPADGASLQDTTPRITGTGESGATVTVSEGGTVLCTAVVGGDGTWACTPARELALGQHTVTATQTDASGNTSEADTTTFTVVAAPGPQPGNGNGNGSGDTDGDGLDDQQEGTLGTDPGNPDTDGDGLTDGAEVTTHGTDPLRKDTDRDGLTDGREVNGMRIRERFEVCGRKARSSIRVRTNPLRKDTDRDGISDGREVKGYTIKQRVQVRGKGKGVRTIVIGKTRTNPRKKDTDRDGLKDKVEKTGKANKRFGKAKSDPSTCDTDRGGVSDGKEVRAGSNPSDVRSGPRRPMARTGRSDRLPGSMG